Genomic segment of Cottoperca gobio chromosome 6, fCotGob3.1, whole genome shotgun sequence:
ATTAAGCTACTTTTTGTCTGACTCTAACACAATACTACACATGTAGCCTGTAGGGGAAAAAACTATAAGAACATTTGATTCCACTAAATCATGTTTGTGGCATTTGTGTTTCCTCCAGGTTTCAATGGAGAGTTTAGTTTCTCATGAGTGTGAAGCTGCAGTTTCAGACTACAGTCAAAGAAGACACAATGGaatgttgacatttaaatacataatgtgAGAACTGGTAGTTTTAAACCAAAAATATCAGAAATTTGATAGGCCAAAAAATAATCCACATCGGAATTTCATCATACTATGAAGCTGCtctttaaatatgcaaaacGCTGAACTACCATTTTACAACAATCTGTGTGCAAAAGCCAAACTAGTCTCAGGTTGGTGTTCTAGGTAAACACTCTTTATACAACAAACAGACTAACAGGTCAGTGCTGAGAGAGCCAGACGAGTCTCTTGGCACACCACACTCTTAACAAACTGAAGCCTGCTttaacaatatttttatttactttttcttaATTTCTCTTCTCTAATATTCAAGTACATGGATTCGCAGACCCAGGAAACACAATCAGTAGCAAATACTTTCATAACATCATCATGTTCCGGTTTGATTTACAAACGATTCCACATAACCCCCAAATTCTCCCCCAGGCTAAGACACATGGACCTCATGTAAACATGATGCAAATCAATCTTTGCTTTTTGATTACAAAAAGTAATCTGGTACaaaaatatcttttcttttatagGTATGTCTCTTCTTATGAATATTTACATTGAGTACCTCACAGTATAATctgattttaaaaagtacatactgtaaaataaacacaaacgaAAGGTCTCAGAGGGGTAAAAGGCCTTTGGTTTTCATGTAAAATACGAAAAcgacaacaaaacacaaaaagttCATTCACTGTCCTGTGTACCACAACAGTGATGACTGGATTGGTGATTGTTGCGAGTCTTGTAGCCAAGACTGTGGGACATCAAATTTCCGCAGGTTTGAAAGGGTTTATTCTTCAAAACAGTTCAGACAAAAAACTTTGGCTACAATCAGGCGTCACTCCTGGGGACGGCAGACCCACACAACCTCCGCTGGGCAAAGTAACCCAGAACTATGAGCAGCATCTCCGAGGTGCTGCTGAGGGCCACGATGAAGGGCGCCTGGGACGCAAAGTCAGCCTCCACCCGGCGAAAGGACAGCTGCATGACGGCAAGGGCCAGCAGGCTATTCTGGACGCCCACCTCGATGCTGACAGTCTTCCTCAGCGGTGGAGCCAGGCCCGCCAGCTTGGCCAGGACGGCCCCAACAACCAGCCCTAGCAAAGGCACCGTTACCCCAACTGCCACAATCTGAGGCCTGACATTGGCCAGGATGGACGCGCCCATTTGGTAGGCCATGAAGATTCCACCTATGATGAGCACAAAGCTGAAGGGCCGTATGAGTGCCAGCAGGACCCGTGTGAGGGCGGGCAGGCGAAGCTTGACCAGCATTCCCAACGAGATGGGGATGGCGATGAACAGGAGGGTGCCAAGGATCTTCACAAACGGCACGTGCAGGGCAGCGTGCACACCCAAGAGCCGACCGTACAGAGCTGATGACAAAGGcatggctgctgctgccaccacTGTGGAGACCAGGGTCATGGATATAGCCAGGGTGACGTCTCCGCCGAGCAGCAGGCTGTACAGgtaaccaccaccaccacctgggGCAGAGCAGGTGATGACCAGGCCCAGTGAGAGCGCTTTGGGCAAGTTGGCCAGCCGGGATACACAATAGGCATACAATGGCATCACCAGGAACTGACCCAGAACCCCTAGGAGGAGTGGCACTGGGCTCTTTAGAAGACCCCGcagcacctccacctccaccttgcACCCGAATGCACACTTGTTGACAAAGATGAGGGGCAGCAAGGCAAACAGCACAGGGTTCTCAGAGAAATGGGACAGGCCACCCGACTGGATGAGCCGGGTGGCCGGGTCATCATTACCAGGCGCCACTCTGATGGAGTAATCCGTTCTCTCTTCGATCAGAACCGGCATCGAATCCTGGTCCAGGTCCATCAGCTGGATCTGTAGCTGCGCCCTGCCTGGGAACCCGGAGCGAATGTTGATAATGTAGCTCTTGGTTGTTCCTGCGTGGCCGCTATCCGTCACGTTAAGTATAGAGAGGACCTCCGGGTCCAGGGAACGGACTGTCACCGTCTGCTTCGAGCTCTGGCGGCCCTTCCTGTTCGCCGCGGAGCTCCGGTACTGGCTGGAGATTACAATCACGCCGTTGGTGTTTTCAGGAAACTCAAATTCCTGCGATGACTCGTCCCCGATTGTGAtatacctgctgctgctgtcggcCGTCAGGTTGGTGTCGTTACTGTTGTCGACAGTCAGATTTCCGGTGGCCCACGCCCGTTCCGTTCCGCCAGCAATAAGGAAGAGACAACAGAATGTAAATACCGTCCTCATCTTATTGGTGGACAGGGGGCGGAGGGGTGCCGCAGAGACACGCTTCTCTCCCGCAAGCGGCCTCCCCAGACGGTTACAGCGCCGCCCTGTTAAACCAGGACGGTAAACTTCTCATTCTAGTCTTCGGTATAAAACGACAGCGTCTGCAGCCGGCTCCACATCTCGTCTGGTTCCCATTTTCTCGCTGCCTTTATACCGGAACCTAAACATCACCCCGCCCTGTCCTGTTCGAGCCCAGCTCTACAGCAGCAGCCCCCggcacacaggaaacacacacgcacacggacACTCCCACAGGTCTCTCACGGCTTCCCCTTTGTCTACTCGATGCGAAGATGTCTGTCTCGATAAACCAAAGCCTCGCCTAGTCTCCCGTTTTTATTGTTTCCCCGGTTGATGAAAACTGAGAGCATCGTAGCTCAGCTGCCGTCCGCTTGCTGCTCAGATTTATTTAAAGCTAGCTTGACTAAAAAACAGACTTCCGGTCATGAAACGCCAAAATAAAccctttatttaatttagtaacCACCAAAGTACAATATCAACTAAGCAAGGAGGGTCCTGGATTACTATctaattttaaaatattaaataaataaataaaatattttcaagAGCTTGTTTTTATATCGTGCTCACATGGTGGTGTTTCATCCTAGTCAAATTACCACAAATGAACTCAAATTAACAATTATTCCAGTCTAGGAGTAGGTCTACTGGTTTTACTGGACTTTATGGGAATTTGGAGGGAACAAGGTAAAGTTACATACACTGGTACAAAGGCCAGTAAAGCCTTGGTTATACTCCCAAATTGACTCGTACAAAGACAGATAGATCACTAGCTACCACCTTGAGCAGACTGTCCGTGCATCACAACAAATTGGCAGTTTAGAGGGGAGTCATTAGGTACccaacagtaaaacatttaccCCAGGCCCCTCTAAGAGGTTAATCCAGCCATGGATATACCATATATGGCCTTCAGTAAAATTCAAACAATAGTAgttcatattttttttaataatttaagcAATTTGTATGACAATTTTATTGAGTGAACAGAGCAGATATAAACTATTTACATCATAGGCTACTCTCATATTGTAGGGCCTCTAGGGGCCCCAAAAACTTGTGTATCAACTGGTTTGTGATAGTTTATCATCAGCTAAAATAATAAAGGCCTTAAAGTGGGTCCTGCTTTATAGGTAGTAATCTAGCATAGATAAACTGTAAGCATTACACTGAGAGGAGCAGGGACGAATAAGAGCCCAGCAGTCATTTCCTCCCTGGGCACTTATCAGGTAAATCCAGCCATGATGCTAAAGCATATGTTATTCATATAGTTTTCTAGTATGTTCTCGACTTCAAACACTGGGATAATTAATCTGTTCTTGCCCCACGTTTCTTCAAATGGTAAACCTTTGTAGATACAATTATTTACTTATGACAAAGTATGCGTTTATTTTTTAAGGAAAAATGGCactacttcctgtctctctcaggGTAACTCCGACTACCTTGATGTGACCGTTCGTTAATCCAATCGGAGCCGACCAAAGCATCAACTCTCCCTGTCCCTCCGCCAATAAACAGGGGAGGTCACATGGGAGAGGGAACACTGTGATTTGTATGCATTGTGGGGGGATAGCCAGGAATTACccgttacacacatacacagggaGATGctcatgaatataaaaaacatatacaaaGTGTAATGTTTCGATTTACTACAATTGATGTGTTATCTCTGTAACCTGTGCATCGCTAGCATAGTGTCCTCAGGCCAGGGATTACAGATTAAAATGAGTTTTTAGCTATATATCCGGTGAAATATATGTGGCTATTGTGCATTGTTCATTgatcctgttcaatgcaacattgataccgctattagtactcggagacgtgttattcttaaaaaatgcacacgtaaagttgcattcaaatttatatggctctcaaggaaatacataaaaaaaatatttggcttttatggctctcccagccaaaaaggttcccgacccctgatctatTGTGTTGTCATGAGTTGTGCGTCCTCCTTCTGTCACCATGGTTAAGTCAAGGCttccagaaaaagaaaaggcgaGGGAGTCCACAGAGGAAACACTCAGTGCACGCCAAGACAACCTGCTGGGGTGATCGCTCTGGCCTCTTCTTTGACATTTCATGGAGCGACAGCCAGTTGTTATGGGGCTGCCAGGCACGCACATTTCCTGTCTGGCATTTGTGCTGCTCCCCTCCCAGGGCTTTCTTATTATTTACCCATGGTATGATAATTTACCTCATGATTTATGAAGAGGAATGCAAAAAAGACCCTCAGTTACATTTCACCCAGCCCAACTTGACACTTTTCCCAGCAATGGCTTCAGTGAGAAATAACAGGaatatttgttgtttctttacacAGAGAACACAGCTGCCTGTATTGCCTGTGccctgtgttgtgttgcaaaTTAGATGAGGGCAGCCATGATGATTTATCCAAAAACCTTGTCCTGAAATGCCAGCAGTACACACAAGGTTATCCTCGGCTAGATGGTTTGGCAGCAGTATGTTATCAACAGGGCCGTAGCCAGGATTTTACAAATTAGTGCAATACCGGTTTGTGATGTGCTCGTGCTGCTGCTTCTTGGCTTTTCAAAGTGAGTCTATACACGCGTTTACCTTAGAAACGCATCATGAGCGCAAAAAGCTGCCTTGAAATTTTTATTActtcaataaagtcaaagccccattaaaATTGTTTGCCCCAGGTTTGGAAGAAAGTCGAAGTTCAGGGCAACATTTTCAGAAAACTAAGGGCTTGTGAGCTTTCCCTGAGCTATTATTCTCGGATAGCATTTTTGATACAAACTCCAGATATAAGACATATTTCCCCctaaacaaaatattaagaaatatatatactcCTCACAGCCACACTCTGTTAATAACAATGCTGTCGAGTATCACatagtgatatttgtgtttcgGTAAAACAGCGCCCCCTCTAGCAATTCAGTAATCGTTCTGGCAGAGGGAGGTACTGCAGCGCAGGACACGACGAGAGgcttttaaatcaataaatacattcagaTGAAGTTCTGTGAGAAGTTGATGCTAAAATCAGGAAGACATCACAGTAACTGTAAAAAAAGTGATGTGTTTGAGTGGAAGTGGTGTTAGTGAAAAGAATGTCACTTTTGCCGGACATTTttcagaggagaagaggggtgAATACctgaatataattaaaataatactttaacacATGCTCTTTAGTGAAAGTCAGGCTTTCTAAAAAGATTCTGATAATAAATAGAGATGATTTTTACCCTCTTGAAGGACATTTGAAACCTAAGGATCCAAAAGAAGTATACATTCCTGAGGCTATTAGAGTCTTGAATAGTAAACTTCCTGTACCCATTTAAATTTACATTAATACGGTTTcaagttttttatttgtgtgcattaattaatttttgtgtatttatataaaggtTTCTTAGTATACTGTGTTGAGTTGTCTGTCTTGTTTGCACTAACTTTCTAACAACATTTGTTGGGACAGCAATAAAGTTAACCCAACTTAAAGCATGTTGAGTTATAAAGGCTCAACTGTGATTTCAATAGTGCTTCAGCATTCATCGATCTACTGTGGCTTGAAATCTGACACTATTGTATACAGCTCGACCGCATTCATTTAGTCACTCAAACCACTGTAATCAAATCAAGGACTGCGTCAGAGGGcaagattttattttcacaagataaatatagaaaacaaatgtgctgCAAAGTCTGCTGAACTTTAAGTAAAAAATGAAACCCTCCCTCTGTTAAAATGGACGAAAACATTATCAGTGGGTgaagctgctctgctctgcctgcACCGCTCACAGACATGTACACTGAACactcaaagaaaaaaaatctaaaatcagTGAAATCACTTGACGGGTATCTCACAAAAAGCATGAAGAAAGAACCATTCTTCTGTTAACTCACTCGGTTGCCATTGTTTACTTGGTTTACATGGCAAATAAGGAGTAGCAACTGACTCGTCAAATGAAGAAAAATCCCTGCTTTTAATTGAAGTCTTCTCCTGAAAGGGTTTAGGATGGGACAGAGACAGGGGGGTGATGATTACTTTATTTTGAGACACAGAAGCTTCCGAAAATATTAGAGCGAGGTTTCAGTGTTGCTGGGGGAGAGCTTCAAAAGATCAGGCAACTTTACTCTACAGAGTTAAAGAGATAATAAATGTTCTCTATGACAGTTATGGAAACTGGAGCTCCCACTCAGCACAGTAAGTGTTGAAGTGAAGTTGACCAACACCAAGACAAAAACATCTCTGGCTTGTCTGACAGGAAGCGGAATGGAAAATTCCTTGTTCTGACCAATGTCTGTCAAGTTTCGGTTTTCTGATGTTCGCTTTCTATACTACTACTTCAGGCACTGGCGGGGGAAGCACCTATGTAAGCACTTGCATTCCAAATAAGGCGTTCAAAGCTAAAAGTCTGAAAACAGGCATGAGAAATAATCAAGaagaaatctaaataaaaataaatttgtacatgaaaataaatcattttgacaCTGTTTGAGGATTGTCCTttgatatatacagtgttataaTGTCATGAAGTTGCTTGGATGAATCTGATGGAGGAGGGAGACGATGTGTGTTAGTGTTATCAACATGTTGCCGTctattttaaacttaaaaatgaCCAAACACCAACAAAAATGAGATTTCTTTCCTAT
This window contains:
- the slc10a3 gene encoding P3 protein, which encodes MRTVFTFCCLFLIAGGTERAWATGNLTVDNSNDTNLTADSSSRYITIGDESSQEFEFPENTNGVIVISSQYRSSAANRKGRQSSKQTVTVRSLDPEVLSILNVTDSGHAGTTKSYIINIRSGFPGRAQLQIQLMDLDQDSMPVLIEERTDYSIRVAPGNDDPATRLIQSGGLSHFSENPVLFALLPLIFVNKCAFGCKVEVEVLRGLLKSPVPLLLGVLGQFLVMPLYAYCVSRLANLPKALSLGLVITCSAPGGGGGYLYSLLLGGDVTLAISMTLVSTVVAAAAMPLSSALYGRLLGVHAALHVPFVKILGTLLFIAIPISLGMLVKLRLPALTRVLLALIRPFSFVLIIGGIFMAYQMGASILANVRPQIVAVGVTVPLLGLVVGAVLAKLAGLAPPLRKTVSIEVGVQNSLLALAVMQLSFRRVEADFASQAPFIVALSSTSEMLLIVLGYFAQRRLCGSAVPRSDA